The Flammeovirga yaeyamensis genome segment GTAGGACTCCTATTCCTACTATGTATGTTTTACTTTTTAGTGGCTTTATTGGCTTATGGAGAGTCGGTTTTAATCCGAACCAACCAAGGCGTAAGTCACCTAGAAGAAGAAAAACACAACCACTCTTTTGATACTACTTTATTGGACAGCGTTACTGAAGAAAACTTTAGTATACCTTCCGATTTTGGATACAATTTAAGTGGGTCTTGGTTGAAGGTTCCTGAAAACAAATTCCACCTTACAATGGTTATGGTGCATGGAGTAACACATGATCGTTGGAGAATGATGCGTTATGCTCAGGTCTACTTAAGACATGGTATTGATGTGGTTTTGTACGATCATAGAAAACATGGTTTAAGTGGGGGTGACGAAGTTTCTTTTGGTTATTTCGAAAGCAAGGACTTGGAAAAAGTGATTCAATGGACTAAAAACAAACAACAAGATCATTGGATTGGTGCTCATGGGGAGTCATTAGGAGCCGCTACAGTTTGTATGCATTCTGGTATTAATGAAGAAACGCATTCTGTAAATTTCTACATCTCGGATTGTGCTTTTTCTGATACTGAAGATTTATTGACTTTAAGAGCCAAAGAAGATATGGGGTTACCAGATCTAGGATTTGTAGAAGCGACTAGTCTTATGGCAAGGGTACGTGCCGGTTTCTTTTTTAGTGATAGTTCTCCCCGAGAAAAAGTGGCCCAATCTAAGGTTCCATTCTTATTTATCCATGGGATATCAGACACTTATATTCCTAAGGAAATGACTGAGGAGATGTATGCCATGAAACAACATGGAGAGAAATTTTTATGGTTAGTTGAAGGGGCAGAACATGCCAAATCCATATCAGTTGCACCTAAACAATACGAAACAAAAGTGATGGAATATATACATACCATCATTTCACAAATTAATATTCACCATCATAATAATTAAACACTGTGGAATACAGAACTAGTACAACAAACATCAAAGTAAGAAGTTATCATATTGATAGTTACCAACATGTCAACAACATGAGGTACATGGAATTTCTTGAAGAAGCAAGATGGACACACTTTGAAGGGAATAAAACTCTTGAAACAGTCGCTAAAAGTGGTGTTGGGTTTGTTATTGCAAACTATAATATCGATTATTTGTATCCAGCAAGTATGGATCAAACACTTGAAATTAAAACGTCTCTAGCCAAAATGGGAAAAAAGAGTGTCGTATTTAAACAAGAAATTTTTATTAAAGAAAATCAAAAACAAGCCTTATCTGCTACTGTAACTTTAGTATCTTTTGATATCAAAACACAATTACCTGCTGAAATTACAGAAGAGATGAGAGCTGAAATCATAAAATAACACTTATGAGTATTTCGATTCAACATAGACTTTTAAAACTAGGCTTAAACCTAACGGCAATAGCTTTTCCATCGGAGAACATCAACCTCACTTTGTTAAGGGAGTCTACCGAACTAGTGTCTTTATTTGCACTACTTCCTTGGGGAGTTAAAGCTAAGAAATTGACCTTAGATGGTATCACAGCAGAGGTTATTTCGCCTGTAAAAGAACATGTTGAAAAGAAAGCTTTATTGTATTTACATGGAGGAGGTTACGCCATTGGTTCTTCTCAAACTCATCGTTCTTTAGTGGGAAAGATTGTAGATGAAACCAAAGTGACCGCCGTATTGGTGAATTACAGAAAAATTCCAGAATTTCCTTGCCCAGCAGCCATAGAAGATGCACTTAAAGGGTATCAATATCTATTAGATTTAGGATATCATCCTGATCAAATAGCAGTGGCCGGAGATTCTGCCGGTGGAGGCCTGGTCTGTTCTTTCTTTTTTATGTTGAATGAATTGAAGAAAGACTTACCAAAATGTGGCATCTGTTTGTCACCTTGGATGGATTTAGAACATACTGGTTCCTCTACAGTAGATAATAAGTATTCTGATCCTTTTGTAAAAGTGAATGAAATGCAGAATTGGGCACAAGTATATGCTGGGAACAAACCCCTTAAAGACCCAATGGTTTCTCCGCTTAATGGTAATTTCTCCAACTTCCCTCCCATGTTGATTCAAACATCTAGCAACGAAGTATTGTACAGCGACAGTACACGTTTAAGAGACAAATTGATGGAAGCAAAAAGAGAAGTGACTTACCAAGAATGGGACGGTTTAATTCATTGGTGGCAACTGTTTTGGCGATTTATTCCAGAATCTGAAGATGCCATCAATAAAGTCTGTGATTTTCTGAACTCTAAACTAAAAGTTTCGTAAATTAAAATATCTAAAAAAATGGGTACTGAAATTATAAATGATTGTTCATTCATTTATTTTTCATACCTTTGTGTAAGCAATAGAACTTCACCGTTATTATTGTTTTGCACAAATAAAAATCACACTTTATAACGCAAAAAAATATGGAAGAGTTACTAAAAAAAATCGTTTACACTGGAGTGGGTATCACAGCATTTACAGTGGAGAAAATTAACGAGATAGTAGACAAACTTGTAGCTGAAGAAAAAATCACTTCTGAAGAAGGTAAAAAGATCGTAGATGAGCTTGTAGCCAACACTGAAGCGAAGAAAGAGGAGTTTGAAGGACAGGTGAAGTCTCTAGTAGAAAAATTTACATCGTCTATGGATTTTGATTTTGATAAAATCACTTCAATGTTCAAAGGCAATGATTCTGAAGAAGTAGAAATTCTAAAAGCTCGTATTGAAGCTTTAGAAGCACAACAAGCAGCAAATGCTAAAGAATCTACATCTTCAGAGTCATCGGAAGCGTAAGCTTTCTGGTACTTTTGTGATGTGTGTGACCGACACTATTGTATAAATACAATAATGTCGGTCCTTTTTTTTATACATTATGCAATCGATTGCGGATTCTTAATAAAAATCTGTATTTTTACCGATGTAAGAATTTATTGTTGATATTATTTTGTCTGTTCGATTATTTAACTTGAGGTATATCAAGAAATTCTACTACTAACACGATTGTATATTCTCTGCTGTAAAATACACAACTTACTTAAATAACACATCTTCAATAACTTACACACATAAAATACATTTTTATAATCATAACCCCTATGATAGATAAACTTACGGCATCTGTAGGCACAGCTCTCGATCGTTTTATTCAACAAAAACAAGAGCAATTTCCTTATGCTACAGGTGAACTCTCTCAATTATTGAGAGACATTGCCTTGGCTTCCAAAATTATTAACCGTGAAATTAACCGAGCAGGTTTAGCGGGTATTGAAGGAGGAGCAGGATCTAATAATGTGCAAGGAGAAGCACAACAGAAACTAGACATGATTGCCGACGTGCGATTTACAAGAGCCCTTTCAAAAGGCGGAGAAACTTGCGGTATTGTTTCAGAAGAAATGGATGATATTATCGATACAGGTAATCATCATGCAAAATACATTGTCACAATAGATCCACTAGATGGATCTTCTAACATTGACGTAAATGTATTAGTAGGTACAATTTTTTCAATCTACAGAAGACGCTCCCCTATTGGCCGTCCACCAACTGAGGAAGATATGCTTCAACAAGGAACTGAACAAATTGCTGCCGGTTATGTTCTTTACGGATCATCGACTATGCTGGTGTATTCTACTGGCTATGGGGTAAATGGTTTTACATACGAACCTTCTTTGGGTGAATACTTCTTATCTCACCCCAACATGCAATGTAAAGAAGACGGATCCATTTTCTCTATAAACGAAGGAGGCTACAATACCTTCCCTGAAGGCCTGAAAGAATATATCGAAACTTGTAAAGAGAGGGAATATTCTGCTCGATACATCGGTTCTTTAGTGGGAGATTTCCATAGAAACCTTTTAAAAGGCGGAATCTATATCTACCCTTCTACTTCTAAATATTCAAAAGGAAAACTAAGATTGCTTTACGAATGTAATGCCTTGGCATT includes the following:
- a CDS encoding phasin family protein gives rise to the protein MEELLKKIVYTGVGITAFTVEKINEIVDKLVAEEKITSEEGKKIVDELVANTEAKKEEFEGQVKSLVEKFTSSMDFDFDKITSMFKGNDSEEVEILKARIEALEAQQAANAKESTSSESSEA
- a CDS encoding alpha/beta hydrolase codes for the protein MSISIQHRLLKLGLNLTAIAFPSENINLTLLRESTELVSLFALLPWGVKAKKLTLDGITAEVISPVKEHVEKKALLYLHGGGYAIGSSQTHRSLVGKIVDETKVTAVLVNYRKIPEFPCPAAIEDALKGYQYLLDLGYHPDQIAVAGDSAGGGLVCSFFFMLNELKKDLPKCGICLSPWMDLEHTGSSTVDNKYSDPFVKVNEMQNWAQVYAGNKPLKDPMVSPLNGNFSNFPPMLIQTSSNEVLYSDSTRLRDKLMEAKREVTYQEWDGLIHWWQLFWRFIPESEDAINKVCDFLNSKLKVS
- the fbp gene encoding class 1 fructose-bisphosphatase — its product is MIDKLTASVGTALDRFIQQKQEQFPYATGELSQLLRDIALASKIINREINRAGLAGIEGGAGSNNVQGEAQQKLDMIADVRFTRALSKGGETCGIVSEEMDDIIDTGNHHAKYIVTIDPLDGSSNIDVNVLVGTIFSIYRRRSPIGRPPTEEDMLQQGTEQIAAGYVLYGSSTMLVYSTGYGVNGFTYEPSLGEYFLSHPNMQCKEDGSIFSINEGGYNTFPEGLKEYIETCKEREYSARYIGSLVGDFHRNLLKGGIYIYPSTSKYSKGKLRLLYECNALAFLAEQSGGMATNGYKRILELKPTELHERTPFYVGSKNMVEEAMRCLQQLEKVEKI
- a CDS encoding alpha/beta hydrolase, with translation MFYFLVALLAYGESVLIRTNQGVSHLEEEKHNHSFDTTLLDSVTEENFSIPSDFGYNLSGSWLKVPENKFHLTMVMVHGVTHDRWRMMRYAQVYLRHGIDVVLYDHRKHGLSGGDEVSFGYFESKDLEKVIQWTKNKQQDHWIGAHGESLGAATVCMHSGINEETHSVNFYISDCAFSDTEDLLTLRAKEDMGLPDLGFVEATSLMARVRAGFFFSDSSPREKVAQSKVPFLFIHGISDTYIPKEMTEEMYAMKQHGEKFLWLVEGAEHAKSISVAPKQYETKVMEYIHTIISQINIHHHNN
- a CDS encoding acyl-CoA thioesterase, coding for MEYRTSTTNIKVRSYHIDSYQHVNNMRYMEFLEEARWTHFEGNKTLETVAKSGVGFVIANYNIDYLYPASMDQTLEIKTSLAKMGKKSVVFKQEIFIKENQKQALSATVTLVSFDIKTQLPAEITEEMRAEIIK